From one Triticum urartu cultivar G1812 chromosome 3, Tu2.1, whole genome shotgun sequence genomic stretch:
- the LOC125545415 gene encoding uncharacterized protein LOC125545415, whose protein sequence is MDASGELQCVGRLEIAAPPPARYLRVGSLPVPTDDSAYLPALLPSASPTGTGAPRYQMLPLETDLNTLPVIPNLPEKVFPTDAKSTEGLRCGSGLFNQNLSRKCEALAVSGLAEYGDEIDVIAPTDILKQIFKIPYSKAQVSIAVSRIGDTLILNSGPDVDEGEKIFRRQNNQPKGSDPSILKNFAMHSVRAEACDCPPSHQPSQEKQTASMLHGPFGDREGSFDSSSSSNFSTSPYLDQNISKSRKPSHGTCESLYWGARENKQKVPGSDPIRKTTRVGETPSCEVQESEKSRRVGNNGFRKVCFWQFHNFHILLGSDLLIFSNEKYIAVSLHLWDVSRQVTPLNWLEAWLDNVMASVPELAICYHQNGVVQGYELLKNDDIFLLKGVSDDGTPAFHPQVVQQNGLAVLRFLQNNCKQDPGAYWLYKGAEEDVVQLYDLSILPEKRTAGDHISTCSPVSSLMNKGRRESLFSLGTLLYRVAHRMSLSKVPSNRAKCAKFFRKCLDFLSKQDHLVVRAYAHEQFARLILKCYEELELTTESFLLESEVTLTDLDDESPQLSLQNLPSKQDDVLTEISKDEPAAVDSMLEYSQSESSRGHVDTGTASSTTKDVSDDSLLMCQAGNSQISKPIADAISSKLAAIHHVSQAIKSLRWNRQLQNSQDDCVDNADTIWERPVDFSLCRCGDVDCIEVCDIREWLPKLKMDHKLWKLALLLGESYLALGEAYKNDGQLHRTLKVVELACMVYGSMPKHLDGDEFISSMSNSSLCLEDGDLNSSLVLDEAEYFKNAKCFGYDISAQQLPPNYLFWANVWMLVGDVYAEYHRLGSHQAPVLHEQKPEGDLRMSNEVAMEVKRLKRKLGKDKQNCGTCSLINCSCQSDRANSGSSASSSSPEASTLHGRKKNKKASGRNIRSQSTEIKEKPNAQEAIGSSEETQNSTNDTRLEKRTVAKAELDHDHTMDNQSSNADAIPDKPNGDVSSGSGGIFKYLVGPKPGDAEYNLCSAIHCYGAAKGDMFAFPVRSAEFFTILKKRGWAFNELGRIRLESKNLSSAEIAFADAISAFQEVSDHTNVILINCNLAHGRRALAEKLASRIEEFQMYDLPEGSYMQSVKSAKSEYFQAINYYTAAKRQLKYAIADNEVDKSLYNEVYTQYAHTHLRLGMLLARESFLTGSYEGGLVDESSNRTVLEISASDAFREALSTYESLGELRKQEAAFGHFQLGCYQRDLCFKFLDLVNKEVKQKNEDKFRKKAKWYGSLAEKNWQKALEFYGPKTHPTMFLNILMAQSALSTSIFDSFHSSAMLEAALMHLLEGRHVVEANEEYSNDVNLDIKPKFWSQLQSLLKSMLRNLDTSRPAASAAGQANGGGRGDAAKLKEMYRLSLKSSSLGQLHALHKLWV, encoded by the exons ATGGACGCGTCGGGGGAGCTGCAGTGCGTGGGGCGGCTGGAGATCGCCGCGCCCCCGCCGGCGCGCTACCTCCGCGTGGGCTCCCTCCCGGTCCCCACCGACGACTCCGCCTACCTCCCCGCCCTCCTCCCCTCCGCTTCCCC GACTGGGACTGGAGCTCCAAGGTATCAAATGCTGCCACTGGAGACTGACCTCAACACGCTCCCCGTGATTCCAAACCTCCCGGAGAAGGTTTTCCCAACGGATGCGAAGAGTACTGAAG GATTACGGTGTGGAAGCGGACTTTTCAACCAAAACTTATCAAGGAAGTGTGAAGCACTAGCTGTGTCAGGCCTAGCCGAATATGGCGATGAAATAGATGTGATTGCTCCAACTGATATTCTAAAGCAGATCTTTAAAATACCTTACTCTAAGGCACAAGTATCTATTGCTGTTAGCCGTATTGGAGACACACTCATTTTAAACTCAGG GCCTGATGTTGATGAAGGTGAAAAGATATTTAGAAGACAAAATAACCAACCTAAAGGATCTGATCCTTCAATTTTAAAGAACTTCGCGATGCACTCGGTTAGGGCAGAGGCTTGTGATTGCCCACCAAGTCATCAACCATCACAGGAAAAGCAAACAGCATCCATGTTGCATGGACCCTTCGGTGATAGGGAGGGTTCCTTTGATTCGTCCTCCTCGTCTAATTTTAGCACGTCGCCGTATTTGGATCAGAATATCAGTAAAAGTAGAAAACCGTCACATGGTACTTGTGAAAGCCTGTACTGGGGTGCAAGGGAAAATAAGCAAAAAGTTCCAGGATCGGACCCCATTAGGAAAACCACTCGTGTTGGTGAAACCCCCAGTTGTGAGGTGCAAGAATCTGAGAAGAGTAGGAGAGTGGGGAACAATGGATTTCGGAAGGTTTGCTTTTGGCAATTTCACAATTTCCATATTCTCTTGGGTAGCGACTTGCTTATATTTAGCAATGAGAAATATATCGCAGTCAGCTTGCACCTATGGGATGTTTCTAGACAG GTTACTCCATTGAACTGGCTAGAAGCTTGGCTTGACAATGTTATGGCAAGTGTGCCAGAATTGGCCATATGCTATCATCAGAATGGTGTTGTCCAAGGCTATGAGCTTCTAAAAAATGATGATATATTTCTACTTAAGGGTGTGTCCGATGATGGCACACCTGCATTTCATCCACAGGTTGTCCAGCAAAATGGCCTAGCTGTCCTAAGGTTCCTTCAGAATAACTGTAAGCAAGACCCTGGTGCATATTGG CTCTACAAAGGCGCTGAAGAAGATGTTGTGCAGTTATATGACTTGTCCATATTACCTGAAAAACGTACTGCTGGTGATCATATATCTACGTGCAGTCCTGTGTCTTCTTTAATGAACAAGGGGAGAAGGGAATCACTTTTCTCTTTGGGCACACTCCTCTATCGCGTTGCTCATAGGATGTCTTTATCGAAG GTACCTAGTAATAGAGCAAAATGTGCAAAGTTCTTCAGAAAATGTTTAGATTTCCTCAGCAAGCAGGATCACCTG GTTGTCAGGGCATATGCTCATGAACAGTTTGCAAGGCTCATCCTTAAATGTTACGAGGAGTTGGAACTGACAACAGAATCATTTCTGCTTGAATCGGAAGTTACTCTTACCGACTTGGATGATGAGTCTCCACAGCTGAGCCTTCAGAATTTACCATCAAAGCAAGATGATGTATTGACAGAGATAAGCAAGGATGAGCCAGCAGCCGTAGATAGTATGTTGGAGTATTCACAATCAGAATCTTCACGTGGTCATGTTGATACTGGTACTGCATCTTCAACTACAAAAGATGTCTCTGATGATAGCCTGCTAATGTGTCAGGCTGGAAACTCTCAGATATCAAAACCAATTGCTGATGCCATCTCCTCTAAGTTGGCAGCTATACATCACGTATCACAAGCTATCAAATCTTTAAGATGGAACCGGCAGCTGCAGAACAGTCAGGATGATTGTGTTGACAATGCAGACACCATTTGGGAGAGACCTGTTGACTTCTCTTTATGTAGATGTGGCGATGTTGATTGCATTGAAGTTTGCGACATCAGGGAGTGGCTACCAAAACTGAAAATGGACCATAAATTGTGGAAACTTGCTCTTTTGCTGGGTGAATCTTATCTGGCACTTGGAGAGGCGTATAAAAATGATGGACAGCTTCATCGCACTCTGAAAGTTGTGGAATTAGCTTGCATGGTTTATGGTTCTATGCCTAAACATCTAGATGGTGATGAATTCATCTCATCCATGTCCAATAGTTCGTTGTGCCTTGAAGATGGTGATCTAAACTCAAGTCTTGTATTGGATGAAGCAGAATATTTCAAGAATGCAAAATGCTTTGGTTATGATATTTCTGCTCAACAGTTGCCTCCAAACTATTTATTCTGGGCCAATGTGTGGATGCTTGTAGGCGATGTCTATGCAGAATATCACCGATTGGGCAGCCATCAAGCACCGGTGCTCCATGAGCAAAAGCCTGAAGGTGATCTTAGGATGTCAAATGAAGTTGCAATGGAAGTCAAACGTCTTAAGAGAAAATTGGGAAAAGATAAGCAGAATTGTGGAACATGCTCACTGATAAACTGTAGCTGCCAAAGTGATAGAGCAAATAGTGGCAGTAGTGCAAGCAGTAGTAGTCCTGAGGCCTCTACATTGCATggaagaaagaaaaataaaaaagcaTCTGGCAGGAACATTCGTTCACAATCTACTGAAATTAAAGAGAAACCTAATGCGCAGGAAGCTATCGGAAGTTCTGAAGAAACTCAAAACAGCACGAATGATACTCGTCTTGAGAAAAGGACGGTGGCAAAGGCTGAACTTGATCATGATCACACCATGGATAATCAGTCAAGTAATGCTGATGCTATTCCTGATAAACCTAATGGCGATGTTTCCAGTGGGAGCGGTGGTATTTTCAAGTACCTTGTAGGTCCTAAACCAGGAGATGCTGAATACAACTTGTGTTCTGCTATTCACTGCTATGGTGCAGCTAAGGGAGACATGTTTGCATTTCCTGTGCGCTCAGCAGAGTTCTTCACCATTCTTAAGAAAAGAGGTTGGGCATTCAATGAACTTGGCCGCATTAGACTTGAGAGTAAAAATCTGAGTAGTGCTGAGATTGCTTTTGCTGATGCTATTAGTGCATTTCAAGAAGTCTCTGATCACACAAATGTTATATTGATCAACTGTAACTTAGCTCATGGTAGAAGAGCTTTAGCAGAGAAATTGGCGTCGAGGATAGAAGAATTTCAGATGTATGATCTTCCTGAAGGCTCATATATGCAATCCGTGAAGTCTGCCAAGTCGGAATATTTCCAAGCAATAAACTACTATACAGCAGCTAAGAGGCAACTGAAGTATGCTATTGCTGACAATGAAGTTGATAAATCACTGTACAACGAAGTTTACACCCAGTATGCCCATACCCACCTGAGGCTCGGAATGCTTTTGGCAAGGGAAAGCTTTTTAACTGGCAGTTACGAAGGTGGACTTGTTGATGAATCATCTAACAGAACAGTTCTTGAGATTTCAGCAAGTGATGCTTTTCGGGAGGCTTTGTCTACATACGAGTCCCTTGGTGAACTTCGCAAACAGGAGGCTGCTTTTGGCCATTTTCAGCTTGGTTGTTATCAAAGGGATCTGTGCTTCAAGTTCCTGGATTTGGTTAACAAGGAGGTCAAACAGAAGAACGAGGATAAATTTCGTAAGAAAGCTAAGTGGTATGGTTCGCTAGCAGAGAAGAACTGGCAGAAGGCTTTAGAATTCTATGGTCCAAAGACGCATCCTACCATGTTTCTTAACATCCTTATGGCACAATCAGCCCTTTCTACTAGCATCTTTGATTCGTTTCATTCTAGTGCG ATGCTTGAAGCCGCGCTGATGCACTTGCTGGAAGGCCGCCATGTTGTCGAAGCGAACGAGGAATACTCAAACGATGTGAACCTGGACATAAAGCCGAAGTTCTGGAGCCAGCTGCAGAGCCTGCTGAAGAGCATGCTGAGGAACCTGGACACGAGCAGGCCGGCAGCCTCCGCCGCCGGTCAGGCCAACGGCGGCGGCAGGGGTGACGCAGCCAAGCTGAAAGAGATGTATCGTCTGTCTCTGAAATCTTCCTCTCTGGGCCAGCTGCACGCGCTGCACAAGCTCTGGGTCTGA
- the LOC125545416 gene encoding probable magnesium transporter NIPA6 has protein sequence MSPAATDAGGDLFAANLKGALLAVASSAFVGVSFIVKKKGLRRAGAVGSRAGVGGYGYLWEPLWWVGMVTMLVGETANFVAYMFAPAVLVAPLGALSIIVSAVLAHFMLNEKLQRVGVLGCILCIVGSTVIILHAPEERSPDSVEQIWRLATQPTFLCYAALAVAVSLLLMLYCAPRYGQTNIMIYVGICSVIGSLTVMSIKAVGIAIKLTIQGVNQAGYFQTWLFVTVSAICLIIQLVYLNKALDTFNTALVSPIYYAMFTTLTIFASAIMFKDWSGQSASIIASETCGFLTVLAGIIVLHSTKESDQNLSPDLYASLTAPLPPKIYWHIQGNGDVGKQKEDESLPCNFITVVRQDYFV, from the exons ATGAGCCCCGCCGCGACGGACGCCGGCGGCGACCTCTTCGCCGCCAACCTCAAGGGCGCGCTCCTCGCCGTCGCCTCCTCCGCCTTCGTCGGGGTCAGCTTCATCGTCAAGAAGAAGGGCCTCCGCCGCGCCGGCGCCGTCGGCTCCCGGGCAG GTGTCGGAGGGTATGGGTACCTCTGGGAGCCGCTCTGGTGGGTCGGGATGGTCACCA TGCTTGTTGGGGAGACCGCCAATTTCGTGGCTTACATGTTTGCGCCAGCCGTCCTCGTCGCGCCGCTCGGCGCACTCAGCATCATTGTCAG TGCTGTTCTAGCCCATTTCATGCTGAATGAGAAGTTGCAGCGGGTGGGCGTCCTGGGCTGTATTCTCTGCATTGTTGGGTCGACGGTGATCATCCTCCACGCTCCCGAGGAGAGGTCCCCGGACTCGGTGGAGCAGATTTGGCGGCTGGCAACGCAACCTA CCTTCCTTTGCTACGCTGCTCTAGCAGTGGCTGTGTCATTGCTTCTTATGCTATATTGTGCTCCACGGTATGGGCAGACGAACATAATGATCTATGTTGGTATTTGCTCTGTTATCGGATCCCTCACG GTAATGAGCATCAAGGCTGTGGGCATTGCGATTAAACTTACCATTCAGGGCGTAAACCAGGCTGGGTATTTCCAGACATGGCTGTTTGTGACGGTTTCAGCTATATGCTTAATCATCCAGTTAGTTTACCTGAACAAG GCATTGGATACTTTCAATACAGCGCTGGTTTCTCCCATCTATTATGCCATGTTCACAACGCTCACTATTTTCGCAAGTGCCATAATGTTCAAG GATTGGTCTGGGCAGAGCGCAAGCATTATTGCCTCCGAGACTTGTGGATTTCTCACAGTTCTTGCCGGTATTATTGTGCTACATTCCACCAAAGAATCCGATCAAAATCTGTCCCCAG ACCTTTATGCATCTCTCACTGCGCCCCTCCCTCCAAAGATATATTGGCACATCCAAGGAAACGGCGACGTAGGGAAGCAAAAGGAGGACGAGTCGCTTCCCTGCAATTTCATCACCGTCGTGCGCCAGGACTACTTCGTCTAG